From Archaeoglobus sulfaticallidus PM70-1:
TTTGGTAGAAAAATATGAGGCTATTTATAAAAAGTGGTATCCGGAGAAAACGTACTCTGATCAATTCTTTAGAAGGATTATTAACCTCTGTAAGAAATACAACGTAAAACTGGGAGGAAAATGACATGAGCGTTGATGAAATAATCAAAGAGCTGGAATCTCTCGGAAGCAAGAAAAATGTTGAGGGAATGCAGAGATTTGGAATTACATCCAGAGCGAAAATTCTTGGAGTTTCAAAGCCAGAACTAAGAGAAATTGCTAAAAAAATTGGCAAAAATCAGGAATTGTCGATTGAATTATGGGAAAGTGGAATTCACGAAGCCAGAATTTTAGCATGCATGATTGCCGACCCTGAAAAATTTACTGATGATTTAATGGATAGATGGGTTTCCGAAATAGATAACTGGGATTTATGCGATCAGTGTGCTATGAACCTGTTCTGGAAAACAAAGCATGCTTATAAAAAAGCAATGGTGTGGTGTCAAAGTGATTGTGAATTTACAAAAAGAGCCGGATTTGCGCTAATGGCAAAACTCGCGATAAGCGATAAAAAAGCCGATGACAGGAAGTTTGAACAGTTCTTTCCAATTATAAAAAGGGAAGCTAGCGATAACAGGAATTACGTTAAGAAAGCTGTTAGCTGGGCTTTAAGGCAAATTGGAAAACGAAATCCAGATTTAAATAAAAAAGCAATTGAAACAGCTAAGGAAATTCAAAAGATAAATTCAAGAAGTGCAAAATGGATTGCTTCAGATGCTATAAGAGAATTAACAAGCGAAGCGGTTCAGGAACGATTTAAAAAAAGAGGGAAGTAAAAATTGGTGGGCTTGGGCACTTTGCGGTGCTCCGCACCTTGCCCCTATCGGGGTCACTTAACAGGTGGATGTGTGGCTTTGCCTTCGACTACGCCCAAATTTGCTATCGCAAACTTCACATATCCCCGGAACTGGCAACTTGACGGGTTGAAAAATGAAATAAAAATAAAACATCAATGCTGCATGGTTTTGGGACAAAATTCGCCGATACAATTTTTGATACTCTGACTCAAATAAAGCAGAACTATATAGTCCTGTCAGCAAAGCAGATTACCGGAAAAAATTTAATTTGCTTCACTCCAACCAATTCTGATGTTCAAAAACGAGGATGAGGCAGTAACATCCGCCGTTATGG
This genomic window contains:
- a CDS encoding DNA alkylation repair protein, with translation MSVDEIIKELESLGSKKNVEGMQRFGITSRAKILGVSKPELREIAKKIGKNQELSIELWESGIHEARILACMIADPEKFTDDLMDRWVSEIDNWDLCDQCAMNLFWKTKHAYKKAMVWCQSDCEFTKRAGFALMAKLAISDKKADDRKFEQFFPIIKREASDNRNYVKKAVSWALRQIGKRNPDLNKKAIETAKEIQKINSRSAKWIASDAIRELTSEAVQERFKKRGK